From a single Silene latifolia isolate original U9 population chromosome 6, ASM4854445v1, whole genome shotgun sequence genomic region:
- the LOC141587665 gene encoding putative F-box only protein 10, protein MSELSYIPPELVTQILANLPVETLVRFKCVCKLWSSIIDHPNFVSMHLKYTRVRRDKDKLLVALERYGLFGDRGCSLAVLQTDTLKKTSRIFRIKDVFGYSILGACDGLLLVQRYGPPSFKRELRLFNPCIRKSLILPMNPLPPGLIGRGKYIFGFARASKDYKVVAITFGDSDEAKKMYVAVFTLSDQQWTVRDDRLNIDSSYLKSLINGNNINRKSNTIYFQGAAYWIGNNLYGDINKRSNQSTHLVSFDFDTEKFTFSKLPFASYEEDSSRVLFLRGESLAIFSISSVSSSIRVLENGVWTLRFSGSSSDDGYEVFSPYPFNYLKEKVFYCESDGGRLICGKNSYNIATCQVRQPVKSKSKYIELETYSESLVLYKGYGAKDLVSSL, encoded by the coding sequence ATGTCAGAATTGAGTTATATTCCACCGGAATTGGTGACTCAAATTCTCGCAAATTTGCCTGTGGAAACCCTAGTAAGATTCAAATGCGTCTGTAAATTATGGTCCTCCATCATCGACCACCCTAATTTTGTTTCCATGCATCTTAAATACACCCGTGTTCGTCgggacaaggataaattattggTCGCCCTTGAGAGGTATGGACTCTTCGGAGATAGAGGGTGCTCATTGGCAGTTCTTCAAACCGACACTCTTAAAAAAACCAGTCGCATTTTTAGGATAAAAGATGTATTTGGTTACTCCATTTTAGGGGCTTGTGATGGATTACTCCTAGTTCAACGATACGGTCCTCCTAGTTTCAAGAGAGAATTAAGATTGTTTAACCCTTGTATTCGTAAATCATTAATTCTCCCCATGAACCCACTTCCCCCTGGTTTGATCGGTAGGGGCAAGTATATTTTTGGATTCGCCCGTGCTAGTAAAGATTATAAAGTGGTTGCGATCACATTTGGAGATAGTGATGAAGCTAAGAAGATGTATGTGGCAGTATTTACACTTAGTGATCAACAATGGACTGTTAGAGATGATCGTTTGAATATTGATAGTTCGTATCTTAAGAGTTTGATTAATGGCAATAACAtcaatagaaaatcaaatacaaTTTACTTTCAAGGAGCGGCATATTGGATTGGAAATAATTTATATGGGGATATTAACAAGCGGAGTAATCAATCAACTCATCTTGTTTCCTTTGACTTTGATACGGAAAAATTCACCTTTTCGAAACTGCCCTTTGCTTCATACGAAGAAGACTCATCGAGGGTTCTGTTTCTTCGAGGGGAGTCACTAGCGATTTTCAGTATTTCTTCTGTAAGTTCCAGCATAAGGGTGCTGGAAAATGGTGTGTGGACTCTGCGGTTTTCAGGATCTTCGAGTGACGATGGTTATGAAGTATTCAGCCCCTACCCCTTTAACTACTTGAAGGAAAAAGTGTTCTACTGTGAGAGTGATGGTGGCCGTCTTATTTGTGGGAAGAATTCCTACAACATTGCTACTTGTCAAGTTCGACAGCCAGTAAAATCGAAAAGCAAGTATATAGAACTGGAAACGTATTCGGAGAGTTTGGTGTTATACAAGGGATACGGAGCCAAGGATCTAGTGTCCTCCCTATGA